A part of Clostridium novyi genomic DNA contains:
- the dnaA gene encoding chromosomal replication initiator protein DnaA, whose protein sequence is MNAQLEQLWSKTLNIIKGELTEVSFNTWIKSISPISIDENTIKLQVPNDFTRGILESRYKDLIINAIKLITSKKYNIDFSITSEEILNNNLKNTFKSNDENIIINDEMTSILNPKYTFDSFVIGNSNRFAHAASLAVAESPAKAYNPLFIYGGVGLGKTHLMHAIGHYILQNTPNAKVAYVSSEKFTNELINSIKDDKNEEFRNKYRNVDVLLIDDIQFIAGKERTQEEFFHTFNALYEADKQIILSSDRPPKEIPTLEDRLRSRFEWGLIADIQAPDFETRIAILKKKADVENLNIPNEVMVYIATKIKSNIRELEGALIRIVAYSSLTNREVSVDLAAEALKDIISSEQNKQVTIDLIQDIVCSYYNLRIQDLKSSRRTRNIAFPRQIAMYLSRKLTDMSLPKIGEEFGGRDHTTVIHAYEKISNILKKDESLRNVINDLNKKITNS, encoded by the coding sequence ATGAATGCCCAATTAGAACAACTATGGAGCAAAACTTTAAATATCATAAAAGGGGAACTCACTGAAGTTAGCTTTAATACATGGATTAAGAGTATTTCTCCCATTTCTATAGATGAAAATACAATTAAATTACAGGTTCCCAATGATTTTACAAGAGGCATTCTTGAAAGTAGGTATAAAGACTTAATAATTAATGCTATTAAACTTATTACTTCAAAAAAATATAATATAGATTTTTCTATAACATCAGAAGAAATCCTTAATAATAACCTAAAAAATACATTTAAATCAAATGATGAAAATATAATAATTAATGATGAAATGACTTCTATTTTAAATCCTAAATATACATTTGATTCATTTGTAATAGGTAATAGTAATAGATTTGCTCATGCAGCTTCTCTAGCTGTTGCAGAATCTCCAGCTAAAGCATATAATCCATTATTTATCTATGGGGGAGTGGGACTTGGAAAAACCCACTTAATGCATGCTATAGGACATTATATACTTCAAAATACGCCTAATGCAAAGGTTGCCTATGTATCATCTGAAAAGTTTACAAATGAACTTATAAATTCCATAAAAGATGATAAAAATGAAGAATTTCGAAATAAATATAGAAATGTTGATGTTTTATTAATTGATGATATTCAATTTATTGCAGGAAAAGAAAGAACTCAAGAAGAGTTTTTTCATACATTTAATGCTCTATATGAAGCTGATAAGCAAATAATTTTATCTAGTGATAGACCACCAAAAGAAATTCCAACACTAGAAGATAGACTTCGTTCTAGATTTGAATGGGGCCTTATTGCAGATATTCAAGCTCCTGATTTTGAAACTAGAATTGCAATTTTAAAGAAAAAAGCCGATGTGGAAAATTTAAATATACCTAATGAAGTAATGGTATATATAGCAACTAAAATAAAATCAAATATTAGAGAACTTGAAGGAGCATTAATACGAATTGTTGCCTATTCTTCTTTAACAAATAGAGAAGTAAGTGTAGATTTAGCAGCAGAAGCTCTAAAAGATATTATATCAAGTGAACAAAATAAACAAGTAACCATAGACCTAATTCAAGATATAGTTTGTAGTTATTATAATTTAAGAATACAAGATCTTAAATCATCTAGAAGAACAAGAAATATAGCATTTCCAAGACAAATTGCTATGTATTTAAGCAGAAAACTAACAGATATGTCCCTTCCTAAAATAGGAGAAGAATTTGGTGGACGTGATCATACAACAGTAATTCATGCTTACGAAAAAATATCTAATATCTTAAAAAAAGATGAGTCTTTAAGAAATGTTATAAATGATTTAAATAAGAAAATAACTAATAGTTAA
- the rnpA gene encoding ribonuclease P protein component, which translates to MKKHEKIRKNIEFRRVYRRGKSYSNGLLVLYVFKNNNNLDKSRIGISVSKKVGNSVVRSRVKRLISESYRLNNTNVKIGYDLVFVARVNSKDKRFSEIESSLINLLKRAGLYN; encoded by the coding sequence ATGAAAAAACATGAAAAAATAAGAAAGAATATAGAATTTCGCCGTGTATATAGGAGAGGAAAATCATATTCTAATGGTTTGTTAGTGCTGTATGTTTTTAAAAATAACAATAATTTAGACAAAAGTAGAATAGGAATCTCAGTTAGTAAAAAGGTAGGAAATAGCGTAGTTAGAAGCAGGGTAAAGAGATTGATTAGTGAAAGCTATAGATTAAATAATACAAATGTAAAGATAGGATATGATCTAGTTTTTGTTGCTAGAGTTAATTCCAAAGATAAAAGATTTAGCGAAATAGAGAGTTCTCTTATTAATTTATTAAAAAGGGCAGGTCTATATAATTAA
- the jag gene encoding RNA-binding cell elongation regulator Jag/EloR: protein MRSLDMSGKTVDEAVEKALTELNVTKDKVEIKVIDEGSKGIFGIFKTKDAKVHVTIKEDYKEDAKKFLRDVLNSMGILAEIKIKEEDDILKINLIGPNMGLVIGYRGETLDSLQYLVSLVVNKNNNEKYKKVSLDTENYRIRREETLKRLAEKLAYKVRKTNKVVKLEPMNPYERRIIHSTLQNNSYVVTYSEGEEPHRRVIIDLRKKA from the coding sequence ATGAGATCCTTAGATATGAGTGGAAAAACTGTAGATGAAGCAGTTGAAAAAGCACTTACAGAACTTAATGTTACAAAAGACAAAGTAGAAATTAAAGTAATAGACGAAGGAAGTAAGGGTATTTTTGGTATCTTTAAAACTAAAGATGCTAAAGTTCATGTTACAATTAAGGAAGATTATAAAGAAGACGCTAAGAAATTTTTAAGAGATGTATTAAATTCTATGGGAATTTTAGCTGAAATAAAAATTAAAGAAGAAGATGACATTTTAAAAATAAATCTTATAGGACCTAATATGGGTCTAGTTATAGGATATAGAGGAGAGACATTAGATTCTCTTCAATATTTAGTGAGTTTAGTTGTAAATAAAAATAATAATGAAAAATATAAAAAGGTATCTTTAGATACTGAAAATTATAGAATAAGAAGAGAAGAAACATTAAAAAGACTTGCTGAGAAGTTAGCATATAAAGTGAGAAAAACAAACAAGGTTGTAAAGCTTGAACCGATGAATCCATATGAAAGAAGGATAATTCATTCAACTCTACAGAATAATTCGTATGTAGTTACATACAGTGAGGGAGAAGAACCTCATAGAAGAGTAATTATTGATTTAAGAAAGAAAGCCTAG
- the mnmE gene encoding tRNA uridine-5-carboxymethylaminomethyl(34) synthesis GTPase MnmE, producing MKEFDTIAAIATNLGESGVSIIRVSGEKALSIVSKIFIGKNDRKLDDITTYSMRYGFIIDKVSGEKLDEVIVSYMKGPRSFTAEDVVEINCHGGVIVTKRILEEVIKSGARLASPGEFTKRAFLNGRIDLSQAEAVIDLINAKTELSAKSALEQSEGKLSKEISHLRDKLLEIIAHIEATVDYPEDNLEEVTSEKGKEDVDKIITEIDKLLSSANEGKILREGLNTVIVGKPNVGKSSILNALLMETRAIVTDIPGTTRDVIEEYMSIEGIPIKIVDTAGIRETDDIVEKIGVEKSREKILNSDLTVLVLDSSRELDAEDKEIIDFIKDKKYIVLLNKIDLDTKLDKGSLNKLNSDYIIDISAKTGKGLDRFKEVIKELFFSGEVTSKDVMITNTRHKEALIRAKNSLIAGKEALENTFAIDLASIDIRDAWKNLGEINGDTVEEDMIDKIFSKFCLGK from the coding sequence ATGAAGGAGTTTGATACTATAGCAGCTATTGCTACAAATTTAGGTGAAAGTGGAGTATCAATTATAAGGGTTTCAGGGGAGAAGGCTCTAAGTATTGTAAGTAAGATCTTTATTGGAAAAAATGATAGAAAATTAGATGATATTACAACATATTCTATGAGATATGGATTTATTATAGATAAAGTTTCGGGTGAAAAATTAGATGAGGTTATTGTAAGTTATATGAAAGGACCTAGAAGTTTTACTGCTGAAGATGTTGTTGAGATAAATTGTCATGGTGGAGTTATAGTTACTAAGAGAATATTAGAAGAAGTTATAAAATCAGGGGCTAGACTTGCATCACCTGGTGAATTTACTAAAAGAGCATTTTTGAATGGAAGAATTGATTTAAGTCAGGCTGAAGCCGTTATAGATTTAATTAATGCTAAAACTGAATTAAGTGCAAAGTCAGCGTTAGAACAATCAGAAGGAAAACTTTCCAAAGAAATATCACATCTTCGTGATAAATTATTAGAGATTATTGCTCATATAGAAGCTACAGTTGATTATCCAGAAGATAATTTAGAAGAGGTAACATCTGAAAAAGGAAAAGAAGATGTTGATAAAATAATTACTGAAATAGATAAGTTATTAAGTAGTGCAAATGAAGGTAAGATTTTAAGAGAAGGATTAAACACTGTAATTGTAGGAAAGCCCAATGTAGGAAAATCATCAATACTAAATGCTTTACTTATGGAAACAAGAGCAATTGTTACTGACATTCCAGGAACTACAAGAGATGTAATTGAGGAGTATATGAGTATAGAAGGAATTCCTATAAAAATAGTAGATACTGCTGGAATTAGAGAAACTGATGATATAGTTGAAAAAATTGGCGTAGAAAAATCTAGAGAAAAAATATTGAATTCTGATCTTACTGTGTTAGTATTAGATTCTAGTAGAGAATTAGATGCTGAAGATAAAGAAATAATTGATTTTATAAAAGATAAAAAATATATAGTTTTATTAAATAAAATAGACCTAGATACAAAATTAGATAAAGGATCTTTAAATAAGTTAAATTCTGATTATATAATAGATATATCAGCAAAAACCGGAAAGGGTTTGGATAGATTTAAAGAAGTTATAAAAGAATTATTTTTTAGTGGAGAAGTTACATCAAAAGATGTAATGATAACAAATACAAGACATAAAGAAGCTTTAATTAGAGCTAAAAATAGTTTAATTGCAGGGAAAGAAGCTTTGGAAAATACCTTTGCAATAGACTTAGCATCAATTGATATTAGAGATGCATGGAAGAATCTTGGGGAGATAAACGGAGATACCGTAGAAGAGGATATGATAGATAAGATATTTTCTAAATTTTGTTTAGGTAAATAA
- the yaaA gene encoding S4 domain-containing protein YaaA: MQEIKINTDFIKLDAFLKWAGIAVMGSEAKFYIQNGEVKVNGEIEIRRGRKLISGDTIEFQDEIYKIV; the protein is encoded by the coding sequence ATGCAAGAAATTAAGATTAATACAGATTTTATAAAGTTAGATGCATTTTTAAAGTGGGCTGGTATTGCTGTTATGGGATCAGAAGCAAAATTTTATATTCAAAATGGAGAAGTTAAAGTTAATGGTGAAATAGAGATTAGAAGAGGAAGAAAGTTAATATCTGGTGATACTATAGAATTTCAAGATGAAATTTATAAAATTGTTTAA
- the remB gene encoding extracellular matrix regulator RemB: MFLHLGENVVVPLKDIIGIFDIESTIYSTDTTQFLRMAEEDGFVERITKENAKSFVVAEVNKKSKIYLSPISSSTLTKRTENMFYEPKE; encoded by the coding sequence ATGTTTTTACATTTAGGGGAAAATGTAGTAGTTCCATTGAAGGATATAATTGGTATATTTGATATTGAATCTACAATTTATAGCACAGATACTACTCAATTTTTAAGAATGGCTGAAGAAGATGGGTTTGTTGAAAGAATAACAAAGGAGAATGCAAAATCTTTTGTTGTAGCTGAAGTTAATAAAAAGAGTAAAATATACTTATCACCTATTTCTTCTTCTACATTAACAAAGAGAACTGAAAATATGTTCTATGAACCTAAAGAATAA
- the yidD gene encoding membrane protein insertion efficiency factor YidD produces the protein MLKIILIHIIKFYRKYISPLKKPCCRFYPTCSQYALQAIEKYGALKGGAMSIKRIFKCHPFHPGGYDPVK, from the coding sequence ATGTTGAAAATAATATTAATTCATATAATAAAATTTTATAGAAAATATATCTCGCCATTGAAGAAACCTTGTTGCAGGTTCTATCCTACTTGTTCGCAATATGCGTTGCAGGCTATAGAAAAGTATGGTGCTTTAAAGGGTGGAGCTATGTCTATAAAAAGAATTTTTAAATGTCATCCATTCCATCCAGGTGGATATGATCCAGTTAAATAG
- the rpmH gene encoding 50S ribosomal protein L34 — MKMTYQPKKRQRKKEHGFRKRMRTLSGRNIIKKRRQKGRKRLTA; from the coding sequence ATGAAGATGACATACCAACCAAAAAAGAGACAAAGAAAAAAAGAACATGGTTTCAGAAAAAGAATGAGAACTTTATCTGGAAGAAACATCATTAAGAAGAGAAGACAAAAAGGAAGAAAAAGATTGACAGCATAA
- the mnmG gene encoding tRNA uridine-5-carboxymethylaminomethyl(34) synthesis enzyme MnmG → MSYFAGEFDVAVIGAGHAGCEAALASARLGINTIVFATDLASVAMMACNPNIGGTAKGHLVREIDALGGEMGINIDHTYIQSRMLNTSKGPAVHSLRAQADKKKYSERMKHVLETTENLHLKQAEIIKVDIENGKVKGVLTKNGAYYKVKAAILCTGVYLRSRIIIGDINYEGGPSGLAPANMLSQSLIDSGIKLTRFKTGTPARINRRSVDFSKMIEQKGDDNIVPFSFMSENIDRDQISCYLTYSGDETKKVVLENIDRSPLYNGSIKSVGPRYCPSFEDKIMRFPEKDKHQIFIEPEGENTEELYVGGMSSSLPEDVQIKMLRSVPGLENAEMMRTAYAIEYDCIDPTQLELSLEFKEIDGLFSAGQMNGSSGYEEAGCQGLIAGINAALKLKGEKPLILKRSDAYIGVLIDDLVTKGTQEPYRMMTSRAEYRLLLRQDNADLRLTEMGRKIGLVKDERYSKFTKRKADIEKEIERLKNIQITNKQEVNKFLENINSSALKKPISLYELIKRPELNYFIVEELDENRPKLSKDVQEQVNIISKYEGYIQKQLEQVEQFKKLENRLIPKEFDYTEVKGLRKEAIQKLDKIKPVSIGQASRISGVSPADISVLLIVLEQYNRNNSNKED, encoded by the coding sequence ATGAGTTATTTTGCAGGCGAATTTGATGTGGCCGTTATTGGAGCTGGTCACGCAGGATGTGAAGCAGCACTTGCTAGTGCAAGGCTAGGTATAAATACAATAGTATTTGCAACAGACCTTGCAAGTGTTGCTATGATGGCTTGTAATCCTAATATAGGTGGAACAGCAAAGGGACATTTAGTAAGGGAAATTGATGCGCTAGGTGGAGAAATGGGAATTAATATAGACCATACATATATCCAGTCTAGAATGTTAAATACATCTAAAGGGCCGGCTGTACACTCATTAAGAGCACAGGCTGATAAAAAAAAGTATTCAGAAAGAATGAAACATGTTTTAGAAACTACAGAAAATTTACACTTAAAACAAGCTGAAATTATAAAAGTTGATATAGAAAATGGTAAGGTAAAGGGAGTTTTAACTAAAAATGGAGCTTATTATAAAGTAAAAGCAGCTATTTTATGTACTGGTGTATATTTAAGATCTAGAATAATTATTGGAGACATAAACTATGAGGGCGGACCAAGTGGTCTTGCCCCAGCTAATATGTTATCACAAAGTTTAATAGACAGTGGTATAAAATTAACTAGATTTAAAACAGGAACACCAGCTAGAATTAATAGAAGATCTGTTGATTTTTCTAAAATGATAGAACAAAAAGGTGATGATAATATAGTTCCATTTTCATTTATGAGTGAAAATATAGATAGAGATCAAATCTCTTGTTATTTAACTTATTCAGGAGATGAAACTAAAAAAGTTGTTTTAGAAAACATAGATAGATCACCACTTTATAATGGTTCAATTAAAAGTGTTGGACCAAGATATTGTCCTTCTTTTGAGGATAAAATAATGAGGTTCCCAGAAAAAGATAAACATCAAATATTTATTGAACCAGAAGGAGAAAACACAGAAGAATTATATGTTGGTGGAATGTCAAGTTCTCTTCCAGAGGATGTTCAAATTAAAATGCTTAGAAGTGTACCAGGACTTGAAAATGCTGAAATGATGAGAACAGCATATGCTATAGAGTATGATTGTATAGATCCAACGCAACTTGAACTATCTTTAGAGTTTAAAGAAATAGATGGATTATTCTCAGCAGGTCAGATGAATGGAAGTTCAGGATATGAAGAAGCAGGATGTCAAGGTCTTATAGCTGGTATAAATGCAGCATTAAAATTAAAAGGAGAAAAGCCTTTAATATTAAAAAGATCTGATGCATATATTGGAGTGTTAATTGATGATTTAGTAACTAAAGGAACTCAAGAACCTTATAGAATGATGACATCTCGTGCAGAGTATAGATTATTGTTAAGACAAGATAATGCAGATTTAAGACTTACAGAAATGGGTCGCAAAATAGGTCTTGTTAAGGATGAAAGATATAGTAAGTTTACAAAAAGAAAAGCTGATATAGAAAAAGAAATTGAAAGATTAAAAAATATACAAATAACAAATAAACAAGAAGTTAATAAATTTTTAGAAAATATAAACTCATCAGCTTTAAAGAAGCCAATAAGTTTATATGAACTTATTAAAAGACCTGAATTAAATTACTTTATTGTAGAAGAGTTAGATGAAAATAGACCAAAGCTTTCAAAGGATGTACAAGAGCAGGTTAATATTATATCTAAATATGAAGGATATATTCAAAAACAGTTAGAGCAAGTAGAACAATTTAAAAAATTAGAAAATAGATTAATACCAAAGGAATTTGATTATACTGAGGTTAAGGGGCTTAGAAAAGAAGCTATACAAAAATTGGATAAGATAAAACCTGTAAGTATTGGGCAGGCATCTAGAATTTCAGGGGTATCTCCTGCTGATATATCTGTACTTTTAATAGTATTAGAACAGTACAATAGAAATAATAGTAACAAGGAGGATTAA
- the yidC gene encoding membrane protein insertase YidC: MDILLGKCGLAFFSINWLNNAFVKFFQVIHSWVHTLFTNPNISYGLTIIVLTLIIRIVLFPLNYKQIKSQVAMTEIQPEIKKLQEKYKNDPQRQQQEMMKLYKEYGVNPLGGCLPLLLQWPILIALFYVFNNLSKIEPSIVNVTFLGVKLMEPAILKPEYWYTWILPIVSALLTYFSTVIMTSKNSDSAQVKQTKMMSGFMTLFVVYMSFKFPTALVLYWITNSLFQIGQTVITQRSQQKKKELVQE, from the coding sequence TTGGATATTCTTTTAGGAAAATGCGGTTTAGCTTTTTTTTCAATCAATTGGTTGAATAATGCTTTTGTTAAATTTTTTCAGGTAATACATAGTTGGGTACATACATTGTTTACAAATCCTAATATATCTTATGGCTTAACAATAATCGTATTAACTTTAATAATTAGGATAGTACTTTTCCCACTAAATTATAAGCAAATAAAATCTCAAGTTGCAATGACGGAAATTCAACCTGAGATAAAAAAATTACAAGAAAAGTATAAAAATGATCCTCAAAGACAACAACAAGAAATGATGAAGCTTTATAAAGAATATGGAGTTAATCCATTAGGAGGATGTTTACCTTTATTATTACAGTGGCCAATACTTATAGCGTTATTTTATGTTTTTAATAATTTAAGTAAAATTGAACCTAGTATAGTAAATGTTACATTTTTAGGAGTAAAGCTAATGGAACCAGCTATATTAAAGCCTGAATATTGGTATACATGGATACTACCTATAGTATCAGCTTTATTAACATATTTCTCAACTGTAATTATGACTTCTAAAAATTCAGATAGTGCACAAGTTAAACAAACAAAGATGATGAGTGGATTTATGACTCTTTTTGTAGTATATATGAGTTTTAAATTTCCAACAGCACTAGTTTTATATTGGATAACAAATAGTTTATTCCAAATAGGTCAAACTGTAATTACACAACGTTCTCAACAAAAGAAAAAAGAACTAGTACAAGAATAA
- the dnaN gene encoding DNA polymerase III subunit beta: MKFTCAKNKLQEAISIAQKAVTGKSPMPILQGIHISAKNNELTLIGSDIDLSIETKIDAEVKEEGSIVVDSRIFGEIIRKLPNSLININTTENNSIEIICEKSKFDLIHMDSDEFPNLPSINENIIFSIPEKVLKNMIKGTIFAIAQDETRPILTGILFEVRDKKVNLVALDGYRLALKSNMIDNENTISAVIPGKTFSEVSKILSDDEKNVNITFTPNHILFNLGETKIISRLLEGEFIKYNSIIPEEYKLKVNAKRAELLNCIERASLMGKEGNTNLVKFDIKNDNLIITSNSQLGRVREELNIILQGDELEIAFNSKYLIDVLKILEDDEIIMEFDSSVSPCVIKSKENNTYTYLVLPVRLLNA; encoded by the coding sequence ATGAAATTTACGTGTGCTAAAAATAAATTACAAGAAGCAATATCTATAGCTCAAAAAGCTGTTACTGGAAAATCTCCAATGCCTATACTTCAAGGTATTCATATATCTGCAAAAAACAATGAACTTACTTTAATTGGATCAGATATAGATCTTAGTATAGAAACTAAAATTGATGCAGAAGTTAAAGAAGAAGGAAGCATTGTTGTTGATTCTAGGATATTTGGTGAAATTATTAGAAAATTACCAAATAGTTTAATTAACATAAATACTACTGAAAATAATTCAATAGAAATTATATGTGAAAAATCAAAATTTGATTTAATTCACATGGATTCAGATGAATTCCCTAATTTACCAAGCATAAATGAAAATATAATTTTTAGTATACCTGAAAAAGTACTAAAAAATATGATTAAAGGTACTATTTTTGCAATAGCTCAAGATGAAACAAGACCAATTCTTACAGGAATTTTATTTGAAGTTAGAGATAAAAAAGTTAATTTAGTAGCTTTAGACGGATATAGATTAGCACTTAAAAGTAATATGATAGATAACGAAAATACCATAAGCGCAGTAATTCCAGGAAAAACTTTTAGTGAAGTTTCAAAAATATTAAGTGATGATGAAAAAAATGTAAATATAACATTTACACCTAACCATATTTTATTTAATTTAGGAGAAACTAAAATTATATCTAGATTACTTGAAGGTGAATTTATAAAATATAATTCTATAATTCCTGAAGAATATAAATTAAAGGTCAATGCTAAAAGAGCGGAATTATTAAATTGTATTGAAAGAGCATCTTTAATGGGCAAGGAAGGAAATACCAATCTTGTAAAATTTGACATAAAAAATGATAATTTAATTATTACATCTAATTCTCAATTGGGAAGAGTTAGAGAAGAGTTAAATATAATTTTGCAAGGTGATGAACTTGAAATTGCATTTAATTCAAAATATTTAATAGATGTTTTAAAAATATTAGAAGATGATGAGATTATCATGGAATTTGATAGTAGTGTCAGCCCATGTGTAATTAAAAGTAAAGAAAATAATACATATACTTACTTAGTATTACCAGTAAGATTGTTAAATGCTTAA
- the recF gene encoding DNA replication/repair protein RecF (All proteins in this family for which functions are known are DNA-binding proteins that assist the filamentation of RecA onto DNA for the initiation of recombination or recombinational repair.) gives MYIKNLQLVNFRNYENLVLEFSEGINVFIGNNAQGKTNILESIYYCSIGKSHRTNKDKELIKWGSKNAYVSIYVCKNRLDKKIDIKVFKEGKKGIKVNSIKLKTISDLIGTFNVVMFSPEDLKIVKESPLYRRKFLDIELSKLNKKYYYSLVRYNKVLNERNAILRRWNSNKDVTEVYDQQLSKYGSFIIKERLKYIESLSIKGKRIHDEITSQKENIEFKYTTCIKNFNNIESEFFEILRKNLEKDFEKGSTSFGPHRDDFIININNTDTRTFGSQGQQRTAILTIKLASLEIIKEQTGEYPVLLLDDVLSELDINRQKYILNSIKKFQTIITGTGILNIKDYLDNHVKLFEVTNGTVN, from the coding sequence ATGTATATTAAAAATTTACAACTAGTTAATTTTAGAAACTATGAAAATTTGGTTTTAGAATTTAGTGAGGGAATAAATGTATTTATTGGGAACAATGCCCAAGGAAAAACCAATATACTTGAAAGTATATATTATTGCAGTATTGGGAAATCTCATAGAACCAATAAAGATAAAGAGCTAATAAAATGGGGATCTAAAAATGCATATGTTAGTATTTATGTGTGTAAAAATAGACTAGATAAAAAAATAGACATTAAAGTATTTAAAGAAGGTAAAAAAGGTATTAAGGTTAATTCTATAAAACTAAAGACAATTTCAGATCTTATAGGTACCTTTAATGTTGTAATGTTTTCACCGGAAGACTTGAAAATTGTTAAAGAATCTCCACTATATAGAAGAAAGTTTTTAGATATTGAGCTTAGTAAGTTAAATAAAAAATACTACTATAGCTTAGTTAGGTATAATAAAGTTTTGAATGAGAGAAATGCTATTTTAAGAAGGTGGAATAGTAATAAAGATGTTACAGAAGTTTATGACCAGCAACTAAGTAAATATGGAAGTTTTATAATAAAAGAAAGGCTTAAATATATAGAATCTTTATCTATAAAAGGAAAAAGAATTCATGATGAGATAACTTCACAAAAAGAAAATATAGAATTTAAATATACAACGTGTATAAAAAATTTTAATAATATCGAAAGTGAGTTTTTTGAGATTTTAAGAAAAAACTTAGAAAAAGATTTTGAAAAAGGAAGTACATCTTTTGGACCACATAGAGATGATTTTATTATAAACATAAACAATACAGATACTAGAACGTTTGGTTCTCAAGGTCAACAAAGAACAGCCATATTAACTATAAAACTTGCATCACTAGAAATTATAAAAGAACAGACAGGAGAATATCCTGTACTATTATTAGATGATGTCCTTTCAGAGTTAGATATAAACAGACAAAAGTATATTCTTAACTCTATAAAAAAGTTTCAAACTATAATAACAGGAACGGGCATCTTAAATATTAAAGATTACTTAGATAATCATGTAAAGTTATTTGAAGTAACAAATGGAACGGTTAATTAA